From Deinococcus humi, the proteins below share one genomic window:
- a CDS encoding IS5 family transposase has product MTRPAYPNDLKDAEWNILLPFLPQEAAVGRPRKWSLREILDGIFYVLRGGIAWRAMPHDLPPWQTVYHYHRLWRLQGVWEALHTTLRELVRQREGRAATIDSQSVKTTEAGGPRGYDGGKKLSGRKRHLLVDTLGLVMAIKVHEADIQDRTGAVLLLRDLPNVFPRMQHVWADAGYTGKLASDIKTHLGWTLEIVKHPWSGWQGTWAPKDAPPRHVEVPKGFVVLKRRWVVERTFAWLGKSRRLAKDYEALVETAENLVYEVMIRLMVRRLAKFPP; this is encoded by the coding sequence ATGACCCGGCCTGCGTACCCAAACGATCTGAAAGACGCCGAATGGAACATTCTTCTTCCCTTTCTTCCTCAAGAGGCCGCCGTCGGCCGCCCCCGGAAGTGGTCGCTGCGAGAGATCCTGGACGGGATCTTTTACGTCCTGCGCGGCGGTATAGCTTGGCGGGCCATGCCACACGACTTACCCCCATGGCAGACGGTCTACCACTACCACCGACTGTGGCGACTTCAGGGCGTCTGGGAGGCACTGCACACCACCCTTCGGGAGTTGGTCCGTCAGCGTGAGGGTCGCGCCGCGACCATTGACAGTCAATCGGTCAAGACCACTGAAGCTGGTGGACCTCGCGGCTACGACGGTGGGAAAAAATTGAGTGGCCGGAAACGTCACCTCCTCGTCGACACGTTGGGTCTGGTGATGGCGATCAAGGTGCACGAGGCGGACATCCAGGACCGCACGGGTGCGGTCCTGCTCCTGCGGGACCTGCCGAATGTGTTTCCTCGCATGCAGCACGTGTGGGCCGACGCGGGATACACCGGAAAATTGGCGAGCGACATCAAGACCCATCTGGGCTGGACGCTGGAGATCGTCAAGCATCCTTGGTCAGGCTGGCAAGGGACCTGGGCACCGAAAGACGCACCTCCACGACACGTGGAGGTGCCCAAGGGCTTTGTGGTGTTGAAGCGCCGCTGGGTGGTGGAGCGAACCTTCGCTTGGCTGGGCAAGTCCAGACGCCTGGCCAAGGATTACGAAGCACTGGTCGAAACCGCAGAGAACCTCGTGTACGAAGTGATGATCCGTCTGATGGTTCGCCGCCTGGCCAAATTCCCACCCTGA